Below is a genomic region from Dioscorea cayenensis subsp. rotundata cultivar TDr96_F1 chromosome 14, TDr96_F1_v2_PseudoChromosome.rev07_lg8_w22 25.fasta, whole genome shotgun sequence.
CAAAATGAAAGGGCCTCACTTAGACTTAGCCATGCATGTGATCAAGGAAGGGACCAGCAAAGCAATGCACTGGTGATTGCAAACTTGGACATTGTCTTTTCCTCACTTTTTAACAGCATTCCATTTGCAGACATGCCAAGAtaccatacatatatatatagcttttcCTATCATCAAAACAAGAGCTTTGACTGTATTTGATCCATGGTGAGACCGGTTCATTATCTAATGCTCTATTGCAATCTTTAGATGCATTATCTATGTTGATTCTCATCTTGAATTATGCATAAACTGGACCCGTGTGTTTTGTCTTTCAAGCATGGTGTCTTCTTTGTCACCTCAAATTCCAATCTGAACTGGAGGTTCAGATTTGCAGTTAAGAGAGTTTTAGGTGTACTTATGTCTCTGGTCATGCTTGGCCTGAGATGCAGCAAATATGTACTTGTTTATTCTAGGTTGGGGACCCTTCTTCCAATCTATTGGATCACAACCATTGCACTATAAGCCCTGTCCTTGTCTATCTCTCATTCATTTGTAGCCAATTTGCAGGTTTTGGTGACCATTGAGCTATAACTGCACACATTGAAGAAATGCTTGAAAGGTAAAACTTTTTTGACAGTAATGAATGATGTTTCCTATTCAGTAGTAACAACATGTGGCTAGGAGTTATAAAGATCATATGAATTGAAAccaaactttatttattttatgatgcCAATGAGGGGATTGTGTTGTCtagctagtttttttattattattattattattattattattattatttaatttggttGAGGGGCTCTATGTCCTCTATTGGCGCCTCTTATTCATGAATTCCTAATGCCTGGCCTGCTCCTCTTCTCCATTCTGATAATCATCTATCCTGGTATTTCCATGTTTCAGTTTGTGGACCACCATCACctgttttgcttttattttttaagattgaataattcacattttattggaaataaaaatatagcaaGGGGACGGAGAACAAACTCATGatagtattttttaatgtttttttttattaaaatgaatgaaCCGCATTCGTCCATCATAGTGTTTCAATGGATAAATTAGAGATAGTTCGccgaaaaaaatacaaaaagaattaCTAGAGAAATCATTATCTTCAAAAGTAAAGGCAAAGCTTATCCTAATAAAGAGGATTGAGTATTTGGCCAATGTACTATTTCttaatatatcttcatcaaggaaatttctattattttctatttaactTTTGATTTGACTTTTTCTAATCAAAGTTAAAACTTTTGACTCAAATAGGGAACTCATTTGGTTCCTAAACACACTTTAATAAATACATGTTAGACACCCCATGGACCACATCTATTTAATTCtatcattataaataaataaataaataaaataaaataaaataaaataaataagaaagatgTAAGGCGTGAACCTCATTCATCTTTTAACTCGAAGCACACATTCACATACTCTGCATTAATACGCCGGAAAGCCATGTTTTTTCCCGCCACTATACTCTGAATTAGTATTTCCCGCCTTTAcattaattaacataaacacccacataaaaaatatatatttgcaagAGCAAAATACAACAGTATCTTGCTATTATGCTACTGTGCTAGAGATCTAAACTCATTCGCAAAGTCCTAGATGTCCCAACCCCAACCATAGAAAAATCCgggtttaaaatttgttttctgGTTGGACGTGACCCATATTGTTGGCTAGCGGGGACCAAATCCCAATTTCAATGACCCTATTAaacaaatgatataaaattGCTTCTATGTCCCTATAAGaatgtgttattattataaacCATGCCCTTTTAAACATCATACattataaatcacaaaaaaaaatatatatatatatatatataacaattatcttataagcatatataaacatttatttcaagaagggaaaataataataataataataataataataataataataataataaatattatttatttaagtacaCGGCAGCAAAAAGcccaaaaacatgaacaacAGCATTCTCCTGTGCAAGATCCAGCCAAAGTCCACTTCACGGCCATTCCCTtctaaatatacataaataaataaataaataattcccaCCTTTTCCAGGTCCCTAACTGCAAAACTCGAACGGTCAAGTACTCTTTTTATCCACGTCATCCTCGAAATTTTACAgctgttaaataaataaatgaaataaataaataaaattcacgATTGCCTTTTCCcccttttaatttttcaaaattcctCAAAACAAAACCCCTCCTCCCTCCCTTCTTCTCCAAGAACCTCTCTTTCTCCAGagctctctttctttctctctctctctctctcacaatgCGCTtcattctccttctcctccttctcctcctccctcTTCTCATCTCCTCCGCCACTCCACCTCGCCCTCCTGACCTCCAGGCCGAGATCGATGCCCTCCTCGCCTTCCGCCAAGCTCTCCGGGACCCTCTCAACGCCCTCTCCGGCTGGGACCCTTCCATCTCCTCCGCCCCTTGCTCCTGGCGTGGTGTCTCCTGCTCTCCCATCTCCTACCGCGTCGTTGAGCTCCGCCTCCCTCGTCTCCGCCTCTCCGGCCCTCTCCCTGCCTCCTCTCTCATACCTCTCCCTTTTCTAACCAAGCTCAGCCTCCGCTCTAACTCCCTCTCCGGCCCTCTCCCCGTCTCCGCCCTCTCCTCCCTTCCCCACCTTCGCTCCCTTTTCCTCCAATCCAACTCCATTTCCGGCCCTCTCCCTTCCTCTCTTCTCACCAACCTCTCCGACCTCCAAGTCGTCAATCTCGCCTCTAACCTCCTCTCTGGCCCTCTCCCGTCCTCATTCTCTCCTAATCTTCGTCTCCTCGACCTCTCCTCCAACTCCCTCTCCGGCCCTATCCCTCTATCTCTCCCTCTCCGCCTCAGCCTCCTTAATCTTTCCTTCAACCGCCTCTCCGGCGCTCTACCTGCTTCTCTCGGCCATCTCCAGTCTCTTGTCTATCTTTGGCTCGACTGGAACCAGCTCCGTGGTCCAATCCCTGCTGCCTTATCCAACTGCTCCTCTCTTCTTCATCTCAGTCTCCAGGGCAACTCACTCCAGGGCGTCCTCCCCTCCGCCATCCCTTCCCTCCAGgtcctttctctctctcataaTCTCCTCTCCGGCGTCCTCCCTTCCTCCCTCCTCTCCCATTCTCTCCGCATCGTTCAGCTCAGTTTCAACCGTTTCTCCGGCATTGAAGCCCCGGTGGCTGCCCTCAACTCCACCGCCCTCCAGGTTCTCGACCTCAAGGAGAATGAAATTGCCGGGCGATTTCCATCCTGGCTTACTGCTATGCCGAACCTCACTATCTTGGATCTCTCTGGTAACTCGATTTCCGGCCTTCTTCCGCCGGCTATCGGAAGGCTCCCGGCGCTGCAAGATTTCCGGATCGCGAGGAACTCAATGAGTGGTCCGGTACCAATGGAGATTGGGTCTTGTGGATCGCTCCAAATATTTTATCTTCAAGAAAATCGGTTTTCCGGCGAGATTCCGCCGGTTCTTGGTGGTCTTAGTGCGCTCAGGGAGCTTCGTCTTGGCGGGAATCAGTTTTCCGGGCAGATTCCGGCTAGCCTTGGGCGTCTTTCGAAGCTGGAGATGCTATCGCTGGGCGAGAACCAGTTGAGTGGGAGGATTCCGGAGGAGATCATGAAGTTGGGGAATTTGACGTTCTTGGACCTCGCCGTTAACGGATTCTCCGGCGACATCCCGTCCGGTATCCAGAATCTTGTTATGCTGCGGGTCTTGAATCTCAGCGGCAATGGCTTCTCTGGCGGCATGCCGGCGGGCATAGGGAGCCTAACAAGCCTGACGGTACTGGAGCTTGGCGGCTTGAAGAACCTCTCCGGTGAGGTTCCGACCGAGCTTTTTGGGTTGCCAAACCTTCAGGAGGTTTCTCTCGCTGGAAACTCATTCTCCGGCGAGGTTCCCGAGGGTTTCAGCAGCCTCTTGGGTTTGCAGCGGCTCAATCTTTCCGGAAACTCCTTCTCCGGCTCCATTCCGGTGACTTACGGCTACCTTGAATCCTTGCAAGTCCTTTCCCTCTCCGGCAATGAAATATCAGGCGGTATACCACCGGAGCTCGGCAATTGCTCCAATCTCACAGTGCTTGATCTGCGGTCCAATCGGTTGTCCGGCGAGATCCCCGTCGATCTCTCTCATCTCTCCACTCTCGCTGTGCTCGACCTTGGCCGAAACGATCTCACCGGCGGAATCCCACCAGAGCTTTCGCAATGCTCGTCCCTGACCGTGCTCCGCCTGGACGGGAACCACCTCACTGGCACCATTCCCCGTTCTCTGTCCAACCTCTCCAAGCTACAGACGCTGGACCTCTCCACCAACGAGCTCACCGGCGCTATCCCATCCGACCTAGCTCGCATTCCCGGCCTGATTCACTTCAACGTCTCCGAAAACAATCTGCAAGGAGAGATTCCTGCCATGCTTGCCTCCCAGTTCAACAACCCCTCAGTGTTCGCCGAAAATCCCGGCCTTTGTGGACGGCCTCTATTGACGGAATGCAGTGAAGCCAGGGCCAGGAAGAGGAAAAGGAGACGAGAGCGTTTGTTCTTTTGGATTGGGATCGGGGCGGCGATCGCGTTTGTTATTGCATCACTGTTCTGCTGCTGCGTCATTGTCCTATGCCGTCTCCGCCACCGCTACCTCGACAACAGGGCGGGTGTGAAGAAGAGGAGCCCGGCGCGCGGCAGCGGTTCCAGCGGCGGGAACCGGAGCAGCAGTTGCGAGAACGGCGGAACTGCTTTGCCGAAGCTAATCATGTTCAGCAATAAGATCACGTACGCAGAGACAGTGGAGGCCACCCGCCAGTTCGACGAAGAGAATGTTCTCAGTCGTGGACGTCACGGCCTCGTATTCAAGGCCTGTTACAATGACGGTACAGTGCTATCGATACTCCGTCTGCCTTCCACTTCCGCCGACGGCCAAATCGTGATCGAAGAGGGGTTTTTCAGGAAGGAGTGTGAGACGCTTGGCAAGGTGAAGCACCGGAACCTCACAGTCCTACGAGGATACTACGCCGGACCCCCGCCAGATGTTCGACTGTTGGTCTACGACTACATGCCCAATGGCAACCTCGCCACATTGCTCCAAGAGGCATCGCACCAGGACGGGCACATCCTCAATTGGCCGATGCGTCATCTCATCGCGCTTGGCGTGGCTCGGGGCCTAGGCTTTCTCCATACGGCCAGTGTCGTGCACGGCGACGTCAAGCCACAGAACATACTCTTCGACGCCGACTTCGAGCCGCATTTGTCGGACTTCGGGTTGGAGAGGCTGGCAGTGACTCTGGGGGCGGCGGCAGAGGCGGCGACTACATCAGCCTCAGCGACACCGGTGGTAGGGTCACTGGGCTACGTGGCGCCGGACGCGGCAGCAGCCGGGCAAGCGACGAGGGAGGGAGATGTGTACAGCTTCGGGATCGTGTTGCTGGAGTTGCTGACGGGGAAGCGGCCGGGGATGTTCATGGGTGGAGAAGGGGAGGGCGGCGAGGACATCGTCAAGTGGGTCAAACGGCAGCTTCAAAGAGGCCAAGTGTCGGAGCTCATGGAGCCGGGGTTGCTGGAGCTTGACCCGGAGTCATCGGAGTGGGAGGAGTTCCTCCTCGGAGTCAAGGTCGGGCTACTATGCACGGCGCCGGACCCGCTCGACCGGCCATCCATGGCCGACGTCGTGTTCATGCTTGAGGGTTGCCGGGTGGGTCCCGATATGCCATCTTCGGCTGACCCCACCTCTCCGGCCATCGTCTGACTCTTCTTTCCCGCTCCCGCTCTTGCTTTAATTCCACGTCAGCTTTGACTGGTCAAACTGTTCCCGCCTTTGCTCCCCAAAGTAGCCGTTGCATTGGCATTGGgttgtgtcttttttttttaatttttttggttgtctaattcttttctttaaaaaggaATTAGTGGTGGCAGTGGCCAGTGGGTGTGTCCGACAACTCGGAAAGCGGTTTCCTGTGCGCCGCGGTTCGCGTTTGATCGTTGGATCTCATATCGACGGTGCTCTATGGATTGTGGACCCcatctgaaatttttttaaacagccTCGAAACCATCAAACTATATattacttaaatatatatatatatatattatatatatatatatattttaaaaaaagtatatacTACATATGCATTGGGAGATGAGAGTAGAAAGGGTGGTGGGTGAGCCGTTAACAATGGATTCCCTCTGTTGTTTGTAGGCTTTTTGATATATGAATGGGAATGGGAGTGTActagcacacacacacacagagagagagagaggacccAGTTAAAACTAGTTACTGTAGTActactatttatttatgtatttataattataatttacgAATGGTGTGATGTTTGGGCAGAAAGGGGGGGTGGTGACCGTTGTTAACAATGTTGGCTTTTTCTTGGGTTTTCATGATTTGAAGGCCCTGCCctgtgtgagtgagtgagtgagtgagtgggTGATCACAAGTGAGTGTACTCAAAACTGTGTGGTTGTAAAGCTGCTGTCTTTCTGGACGACTTGTCCTGCGCGCTCTGAATCagaggctttttttttattatttttacttttggatCTTTCAATCTATTTAATCAGCAGGCATGTGCTTTTGAgttcaatcaattcaattttctcattcttttatttcataGTAGGAAGTAGGAAGTAGGAACTagattgataaattaatatGATGAAATTTGGTTGAATgttcaaaagagtttaaagttTGAACATGAGATGATGATGGGTCACTCACAGTCACTGACCTGAGTGTACATACAGTGTGTGTGTGAGTAGTGGAGTCTGAGACTCTGGTGCAATGTAATCAGGCCCGTGATTCTGATCAAATGGGTCAGGACCAAACACTAGACTCCACTTAGAGCCAGGATGAGCATCTTTGTCTGtcctttttatttctcaatCTTAAAGCTTGATACCCGTTGTACTCaaaaaccttttcttttttgtttttttctcagtGTATGTCTACATATTTGAGCAATGtccataaaattataaacattaaaagAACAATCACAACCATTCACATAGAAGAGACAAATTAAACCAAATTCAGCCATCCTGTCTACTCCATAAGACTAGAATCAAATAAGAATAATACTCAACCAAAAACCTTTTAAACTAATCAattgattttataaaatgaacCATCACTAAAATAAAATCAGACTCTACTTTTACTGAATTTTCATACAGAAAATCTATTTTGAACAATTTATGATTATATTATCACTGAACTGAAAATACTGGGAGGGGAGAAAACAaagtggagagagagagagatgcagATTTAATAGTGTAAAGGCTATCTTAATCATAGAAAGAAAAGGCtcttttgatggaaaaaaaaagagaaagaagatggcAGGAACTTTCTGAGTGAGTACTTGCAAGCTAATATGTATAAGATACACATATCTACCATCTCTTGCAGCAAGCTAATAATGTCTTATTCAAGGATCAATGCATACTGAAACAGGACCACAACCATTCTAAAAAAGATTTGGAAAAACACCAAAAAAGTCCTTCATTGAAAATAGCTTTAAAACATACATGAGAAGGCTTTATCTCAAAGTTTCagaaaattaattcaatacattacaaaataatttgGTGTGTGcgcaagtatatatatatatatatatatt
It encodes:
- the LOC120275850 gene encoding probable inactive leucine-rich repeat receptor kinase XIAO; its protein translation is MRFILLLLLLLLPLLISSATPPRPPDLQAEIDALLAFRQALRDPLNALSGWDPSISSAPCSWRGVSCSPISYRVVELRLPRLRLSGPLPASSLIPLPFLTKLSLRSNSLSGPLPVSALSSLPHLRSLFLQSNSISGPLPSSLLTNLSDLQVVNLASNLLSGPLPSSFSPNLRLLDLSSNSLSGPIPLSLPLRLSLLNLSFNRLSGALPASLGHLQSLVYLWLDWNQLRGPIPAALSNCSSLLHLSLQGNSLQGVLPSAIPSLQVLSLSHNLLSGVLPSSLLSHSLRIVQLSFNRFSGIEAPVAALNSTALQVLDLKENEIAGRFPSWLTAMPNLTILDLSGNSISGLLPPAIGRLPALQDFRIARNSMSGPVPMEIGSCGSLQIFYLQENRFSGEIPPVLGGLSALRELRLGGNQFSGQIPASLGRLSKLEMLSLGENQLSGRIPEEIMKLGNLTFLDLAVNGFSGDIPSGIQNLVMLRVLNLSGNGFSGGMPAGIGSLTSLTVLELGGLKNLSGEVPTELFGLPNLQEVSLAGNSFSGEVPEGFSSLLGLQRLNLSGNSFSGSIPVTYGYLESLQVLSLSGNEISGGIPPELGNCSNLTVLDLRSNRLSGEIPVDLSHLSTLAVLDLGRNDLTGGIPPELSQCSSLTVLRLDGNHLTGTIPRSLSNLSKLQTLDLSTNELTGAIPSDLARIPGLIHFNVSENNLQGEIPAMLASQFNNPSVFAENPGLCGRPLLTECSEARARKRKRRRERLFFWIGIGAAIAFVIASLFCCCVIVLCRLRHRYLDNRAGVKKRSPARGSGSSGGNRSSSCENGGTALPKLIMFSNKITYAETVEATRQFDEENVLSRGRHGLVFKACYNDGTVLSILRLPSTSADGQIVIEEGFFRKECETLGKVKHRNLTVLRGYYAGPPPDVRLLVYDYMPNGNLATLLQEASHQDGHILNWPMRHLIALGVARGLGFLHTASVVHGDVKPQNILFDADFEPHLSDFGLERLAVTLGAAAEAATTSASATPVVGSLGYVAPDAAAAGQATREGDVYSFGIVLLELLTGKRPGMFMGGEGEGGEDIVKWVKRQLQRGQVSELMEPGLLELDPESSEWEEFLLGVKVGLLCTAPDPLDRPSMADVVFMLEGCRVGPDMPSSADPTSPAIV